One genomic region from Equus asinus isolate D_3611 breed Donkey chromosome 8, EquAss-T2T_v2, whole genome shotgun sequence encodes:
- the CRYBB3 gene encoding beta-crystallin B3 isoform X2 — protein MAEQHGTPEQAAAAKGHGGLGGTYKVIVYEMENFQGKRCELSAECPNLTDSLLEKVGSIQVESGPWLAFECRAFRGEQFVLEKGDYPRWDAWSNSHHSDSLLSLRPLHIDGPDHKLHLFENPAFSGRKMEIVDDDVPSLWAHGFQDRVASIRAINGTWVGYEFPGYRGRQYVFERGEYRHWNEWDANQPQLQSVRRIRDQKWHKRGCFLSS, from the exons ATGGCGGAGCAGCATGGAACTCCGGAGCAGGCTGCGGCTGCCAAGGGCCATGGAGGCCTTGGGGGCACCTACAAG GTGATCGTGTACGAAATGGAGAACTTCCAGGGCAAGCGGTGCGAGCTCTCGGCCGAGTGCCCCAACCTGACGGACAGCCTGCTGGAGAAGGTGGGCTCCATCCAAGTGGAGTCGGGGCC gtGGCTGGCGTTCGAGTGCAGGGCCTTCCGCGGAGAGCAGTTTGTCCTGGAGAAGGGGGACTACCCTCGCTGGGACGCCTGGTCCAACAGCCACCACAGCGACAGCCTCCTGTCCCTCCGGCCCCTGCACATC GATGGTCCGGATCACAAGCTGCATCTGTTTGAAAACCCAGCTTTCAGCGGCCGCAAGATGGAGATAGTTGATGACGACGTGCCCAGCCTCTGGGCCCACGGCTTCCAGGACCGCGTAGCGAGCATCCGGGCCATCAACGGGAC GTGGGTTGGCTACGAGTTCCCCGGCTACCGTGGGCGCCAGTATGTGTTCGAGCGGGGCGAGTACCGCCACTGGAACGAGTGGGACGCCAACCAGCCGCAGCTCCAGTCCGTGCGCCGCATCCGCGACCAGAAGTGGCACAAGCGGGGCTGCTTCCTCAGCAGCTGA
- the CRYBB3 gene encoding beta-crystallin B3 isoform X1, with protein sequence MERAGGTSVPAPPRGRRRGSGAGAGGRARGPLRTLPFQVIVYEMENFQGKRCELSAECPNLTDSLLEKVGSIQVESGPWLAFECRAFRGEQFVLEKGDYPRWDAWSNSHHSDSLLSLRPLHIDGPDHKLHLFENPAFSGRKMEIVDDDVPSLWAHGFQDRVASIRAINGTWVGYEFPGYRGRQYVFERGEYRHWNEWDANQPQLQSVRRIRDQKWHKRGCFLSS encoded by the exons ATGGAGCGGGCGGGTGGTACCTccgtccccgccccgccccggggaaGACGGCGCGGGTCAGGCgctggggccgggggccgggcccgcgggccGCTCAGGACGCTGCCCTTCCAGGTGATCGTGTACGAAATGGAGAACTTCCAGGGCAAGCGGTGCGAGCTCTCGGCCGAGTGCCCCAACCTGACGGACAGCCTGCTGGAGAAGGTGGGCTCCATCCAAGTGGAGTCGGGGCC gtGGCTGGCGTTCGAGTGCAGGGCCTTCCGCGGAGAGCAGTTTGTCCTGGAGAAGGGGGACTACCCTCGCTGGGACGCCTGGTCCAACAGCCACCACAGCGACAGCCTCCTGTCCCTCCGGCCCCTGCACATC GATGGTCCGGATCACAAGCTGCATCTGTTTGAAAACCCAGCTTTCAGCGGCCGCAAGATGGAGATAGTTGATGACGACGTGCCCAGCCTCTGGGCCCACGGCTTCCAGGACCGCGTAGCGAGCATCCGGGCCATCAACGGGAC GTGGGTTGGCTACGAGTTCCCCGGCTACCGTGGGCGCCAGTATGTGTTCGAGCGGGGCGAGTACCGCCACTGGAACGAGTGGGACGCCAACCAGCCGCAGCTCCAGTCCGTGCGCCGCATCCGCGACCAGAAGTGGCACAAGCGGGGCTGCTTCCTCAGCAGCTGA
- the CRYBB2 gene encoding beta-crystallin B2, producing the protein MASDHQTQAGKPQPLNPKIIIFEQENFQGHSHELSGPCPNLKETGVEKAGSILVQSGPWVGYEQANCKGEQFVFEKGEYPRWDSWTSSRRTDSLSSLRPIKVDSQEHKIILYENPNFTGKKMEIIDDDVPSFHAHGYQEKVSSVRVQSGTWVGYQYPGYRGLQYLLEKGDYKDSGDFGAPHPQVQSVRRIRDMQWHQRGAFHPSN; encoded by the exons ATGGCCTCAGACCACCAGACCCAAGCGGGCAAGCCACAGCCCCTCAACCCCAAG ATCATCATCTTCGAGCAGGAGAACTTCCAGGGCCACTCCCATGAGCTCAGCGGGCCCTGCCCCAACCTGAAGGAGACCGGCGTGGAGAAGGCAGGCTCCATCCTGGTGCAGTCCGGACC CTGGGTGGGCTACGAACAAGCCAACTGCAAGGGTGAGCAGTTTGTCTTTGAGAAGGGTGAGTACCCGCGCTGGGACTCATGGACCAGCAGCCGGAGGACCGACTCCCTCAGCTCGCTGCGGCCCATCAAAGTG GACAGCCAGGAGCACAAGATCATCCTGTATGAAAACCCCAACTTCACGGGGAAGAAGATGGAGATCATAGACGACGACGTGCCCAGCTTCCACGCCCACGGCTACCAGGAGAAGGTGTCGTCCGTGCGTGTGCAGAGCGGCAC GTGGGTCGGCTACCAGTACCCCGGCTACCGCGGGCTGCAGTACCTGCTGGAGAAGGGAGACTACAAGGACAGCGGGGACTTCGGGGCGCCCCACCCCCAGGTGCAGTCCGTGCGCCGCATCCGCGACATGCAGTGGCACCAGCGGGGCGCCTTCCACCCCTCCAACTAG